In a single window of the Populus alba chromosome 16, ASM523922v2, whole genome shotgun sequence genome:
- the LOC118052014 gene encoding transcription factor bHLH48 — MDLLMGPVARSGPELDETGLDSLQFGEDIRHLITAPSENASSFTALLELPANRAVELLHSDSGKKQCPNLTFPANASLLERAARFSVFNGGSNSTDSSSVPSDSSSKNLEKEAAVKREPLEMESYLDSSQPLVSDPTVNNSAPNARACSKRKEREKKVKGASKKSKNEGSQQEEEKLPYVHVRARRGQATDSHSLAERARREKINQRMKLLQELVPGCNKISGTALVLDEIINHVQFLQRQVEVLSMRLAAVNPRIDFNLDSIFATESGSLIDSNFPSMVMPPTWTEAQVNRNRHQFQRQWQFDVPHQPVWGREEDSHNFITPENSLLSYDSSANSACLHSNQMKMEL, encoded by the exons atggatCTGCTAATGGGACCCGTGGCTAGATCCGGACCCGAACTTGACGAAACCGGACTGGATTCCCTCCAATTCGGTGAAGATATCCGTCACTTAATCACTGCACCATCAGAAAACGCCAGTTCTTTCACTGCTTTACTTGAATTACCAGCTAACCGAGCCGTGGAGTTGCTTCATTCGGATTCGGGTAAAAAACAGTGCCCGAATTTGACTTTTCCTGCTAACGCTTCCCTCCTCGAACGAGCAGCCAGATTCTCCGTTTTTAACGGCGGTAGTAATTCGACGGACTCCAGCTCCGTTCCGTCCGATTCTAGTTCGAAGAATCTCGAGAAAGAAGCAGCCGTTAAGAGGGAGCCGTTAGAGATGGAGTCTTACCTCGACTCATCTCAGCCGCTGGTTTCTGATCCGACGGTGAATAATTCGGCGCCAAATGCAAGGGCGTGTTCGAAGAGAAAGGAACGAGAGAAGAAG GTTAAAGGAGCgtcaaagaagagcaaaaatGAGGGTTCtcaacaagaagaagagaagctgCCTTACGTTCATGTTCGAGCTCGGCGGGGACAGGCAACAGATAGCCATAGCTTAGCAGAAAga gcgAGGAGAGAGAAGATTAATCAAAGAATGAAGTTATTACAAGAACTGGTCCCAGGCTGCAATAAG ATTTCTGGTACAGCATTGGTTCTGGATGAAATTATCAACCATGTGCAGTTCCTGCAACGCCAAGTGGAG GTCTTATCAATGCGACTTGCAGCAGTTAACCCAAGAATTGATTTCAATCTCGACAGCATATTTGCTACAGAA AGTGGATCTCTAATTGACAGTAACTTTCCCAGCATGGTAATGCCTCCGACGTGGACAGAAGCCCAAGTCAATAGAAACAGACATCAGTTCCAACGGCAATGGCAGTTTGATGTGCCTCACCAGCCAGTTTGGGGAAGAGAAGAAGACAGCCATAACTTCATCACTCCAGAGAACTCTCTTTTAAGTTACGACTCTTCAGCCAATTCAG CATGTCTGCACTCCAATCAAATGAAAATGGAGTTATGA
- the LOC118052005 gene encoding uncharacterized protein, whose product MTTPILQLIFLLIFSPLRQLPPSKPATPTRIQLPNPPPTTLSVTDFGAIGDGIHYDTEAIQSTINSCPTTPPTKTCHVNFPPGIYLTATIHLKSNVVLNIQEGATLLGGTKLEDYPKEFNRWYVVLAENVSDVGITGGGVVDGQGLKFVKRFNERKNVMVSWNSTGACLGDECRPRLVGFIGCTNVKVWNVRLNEPAYWCLHIVQCLNTRIYDVSIYGDFNSPNNDGIDIEDSNNTLITRCHIDTGDDAICPKTYTGPVYNLTATDCWIRTKSSAIKLGSASWFELKGLVFDNITIVDSHRGLGLQIRDGGNVSDITFSNINISTRYYDPSWWGRAEPIYVTTCPRHSSSKEGSISNLQFINITANSENGVFLSGSKGGLLSNLRFINMNLTFRRWTNYPGGLVDYRPGCQGLVNHSAAGIIMEHIEGFEVENVNMRWSDYQNEPWDNPLDFRPSTVNNISFLNFHSAMYKQMK is encoded by the exons ATGACCACTCCAATTCTCCAATTAATCTTCCTTTTAATCTTCTCCCCTCTCCGCCAATTACCCCCCTCCAAACCAGCAACCCCCACCAGAATCCAACTCCCCAACCCACCTCCCACCACCCTCTCCGTCACCGACTTCGGCGCCATCGGAGACGGCATCCACTACGACACAGAAGCCATTCAATCAACCATTAACTCCTGTCCCACCACCCCACCAACCAAAACATGTCACGTCAACTTCCCACCTGGAATCTACCTAACAGCAACCATCCACTTAAAATCCAACGTTGTTCTAAACATCCAAGAAGGAGCAACCTTGCTAGGCGGCACAAAACTGGAGGACTACCCCAAAGAGTTTAACAGATGGTATGTTGTTTTAGCAGAGAACGTGAGCGATGTAGGGATAACTGGAGGTGGGGTTGTTGATGGTCAAGGATTGAAGTTTGTTAAGAGGTTTAATGAGAGAAAGAATGTGATGGTGAGTTGGAATTCTACTGGGGCTTGCTTGGGTGATGAGTGTAGGCCAAGACTGGTTGGCTTCATTGGATGTACAAACGTCAAGGTTTGGAATGTTAGGTTAAATGAGCCAGCTTATTGGTG tTTGCACATAGTACAGTGCCTTAATACACGCATTTATGATGTTTCCATATATGGTGACTTTAATTCTCCTAATAATGATGGGATAGATATAGAGGATTCTAATAATACACTTATTACAAGATGTCATATCGACACCGGAGATGATGCTATTTGTCCGAAGACGTACACCGGTCCGGTTTATAATTTGACTGCTACAGACTGTTGGATTCGAACAAAATCTTCAGCAATCAAGCTTGGCAGTGCTAGTTGGTTTGAGCTCAAGGGCTTGGTGTTTGACAATATCACTATTGTAGATTCTCATAGAGGATTGGGACTGCAGATACGTGATGGAG GAAATGTAAGTGACATCACCTTCTCAAACATAAATATTAGCACAAGATACTATGATCCATCATGGTGGGGTAGAGCAGAGCCTATTTATGTGACAACCTGTCCGCGACACTCAAGTTCAAAAGAGGGCTCCATATCTAATCTACAATTCATCAACATAACGGCGAATTCTGAAAATGGTGTATTCTTGTCAGGCTCTAAAGGTGGCCTGCTGAGCAATCTGAGATTCATCAACATGAATCTGACTTTCAGAAGATGGACAAATTATCCAGGTGGCTTGGTTGACTACAGACCTGGATGCCAGGGTCTTGTTAATCACAGTGCAGCCGGGATTATCATGGAACATATCGAGGGCTTCGAGGTTGAGAACGTAAATATGAGATGGTCTGATTATCAAAATGAGCCGTGGGATAATCCTTTGGATTTCAGACCTTCGACTGTGAATAACATTTCTTTTCTCAATTTCCATTCTGCTATGTATAAACAAATGAAATAG
- the LOC118051996 gene encoding putative pentatricopeptide repeat-containing protein At3g13770, mitochondrial: MKLIPYIDLFLHYPKHANASILNQFTRQLTTLSSFLPTKPTNLNVLCTKGQLQEALLEMAIQGPEIKFDGYNMLLNECVNKRAVREGQRVHAHMIKTCYLPPVYLSTRLIILYTKCERLGCARHVFDEMRERNVVSWTAMISGYSQRGFASEALHLFVQMLRSDAEPNEYTFATVLSSCTGVSGFELGRQIHSLIFKRNYENHIFVGSSLLDMYAKAGRIHEARGVFECLPERDVVSCTAIISGYAQLGLDEEALELFCRLQREGMSSNYVTYASLLTALSGLAALDHGKQVHSHVLRCELPFYVVLQNSLIDMYSKCGNLNYARKIFNNMPVRTVISWNAMLVGYSKHGKGVEVVKLFKLMREENKVKPDSVTFLAVLSGCSHGGLEDKGLDMFDEMMNGGDGIEAGIEHYGCVIDLLGRAGRVEEAFALIKKMPFEPTAAIWGSLLGACRVHSNTNIGEFVGCRLLEIEPENAGNYVILSNLYASAGRWEDVRNVRELMMEKAVIKEPGRSWIELDQTIHTFYASDRSHPRREEVFLKARELLVKFNESGYVPDQSCVLYDVDEEQKEKILLGHSEKLALAFGLISTPEGVPLRVIKNLRICVDCHNFAKFVSKVYGRQVSIRDKNRFHHIAGGICSCGDYW; encoded by the exons ATGAAATTGATCCCATACATCGACTTGTTTCTCCACTATCCTAAACATGCAAACGCTTCTATCCTTAACCAATTTACTCGCCAGCTAACAACCCTCTCTTCCTTCCTGCCAACTAAACCAACTAATTTAAATGTTCTATGCACTAAAGGCCAACTGCAAGAGGCACTACTAGAAATGGCAATTCAAGGTCCTGAAATTAAGTTTGATGGGTACAATATGCTGCTAAACGAGTGTGTCAATAAAAGGGCTGTTAGAGAAGGCCAAAGGGTACATGCCCACATGATCAAAACATGTTATTTACCACCTGTGTATTTAAGTACTAGGTTGATTATCTTATACACGAAGTGTGAGCGTTTGGGTTGTGCAAGAcatgtgtttgatgaaatgcgtGAGAGAAATGTTGTTTCTTGGACTGCAATGATTTCGGGTTATTCTCAAAGAGGGTTTGCATCTGAGGCATTGCATCTTTTTGTACAGATGTTAAGATCAg ATGCGGAGCCAAATGAGTACACTTTCGCTACAGTGCTCTCCTCTTGTACAGGTGTTTCAGGGTTTGAGCTGGGAAGGCAAATTCATTCTCTCATATTCAAGAGAAACTATGAAAACCATATATTTGTTGGGAGCTCACTTCTTGACATGTATGCCAAGGCTGGTAGAATCCATGAAGCTCGAGGAGTTTTTGAATGCTTGCCTGAAAGAGATGTTGTCTCCTGTACTGCAATAATCTCAGGCTATGCTCAATTAGGTCTTGATGAAGAGGCATTAGAACTATTCTGCCGGCTACAAAGGGAAGGAATGAGTTCAAATTATGTTACCTATGCCAGTTTGTTGACTGCACTGTCTGGGCTTGCTGCACTGGATCATGGCAAACAAGTTCACAGCCATGTGCTCAGATGTGAATTGCCCTTTTATGTAGTTCTCCAGAATTCACTGATTGATATGTACTCAAAATGTGGAAACCTTAATTACGCAAGAAAGATCTTTAATAACATGCCTGTGAGAACTGTTATTTCATGGAATGCAATGCTTGTGGGGTATAGTAAGCATGGTAAGGGGGTAGAGGTGGttaaacttttcaaattaatgagagaagaaaataaagtcAAACCTGACAGTGTCACTTTTCTGGCTGTTCTATCTGGCTGCAGCCATGGAGGATTGGAAGATAAAGGGCTGGATATGTTTGATGAGATGATGAATGGGGGTGATGGGATAGAAGCGGGGATTGAGCATTATGGGTGTGTCATTGACTTGCTTGGGCGTGCTGGCCGAGTAGAAGAGGCTTTTGCATTGATCAAAAAGATGCCTTTTGAACCTACCGCTGCTATTTGGGGTTCACTTTTAGGAGCTTGCAGAGTTCATTCAAATACTAATATTGGTGAATTTGTAGGTTGCCGTCTTTTGGAAATAGAGCCTGAAAATGCTGGGAATTATGTCATTCTCTCAAATTTATATGCCTCTGCAGGGAGGTGGGAAGATGTGAGAAATGTAAGGGAATTGATGATGGAGAAAGCTGTGATAAAGGAGCCTGGAAGAAGCTGGATTGAACTTGACCAAACCATCCATACCTTTTACGCAAGTGATCGGTCCCATCCTAGGAGAGAGGAGGTATTTTTGAAGGCAAGGGAATTATTGGTGAAATTCAACGAATCTGGCTATGTTCCTGACCAGAGTTGTGTTTTATACGATGTGGATGAAGAGCAAAAGGAGAAAATACTTCTAGGCCATAGTGAGAAGCTGGCTTTGGCTTTTGGACTAATTTCTACTCCTGAGGGAGTCCCGCTCCGAGTAATAAAAAACCTCCGGATTTGTGTTGATTGTCACAATTTTGCCAAATTTGTATCGAAGGTTTATGGAAGACAAGTGTCTATAAGGGATAAAAACCGGTTCCACCATATTGCTGGGGGAATTTGTTCTTGTGGCGACTATTGGTga
- the LOC118051986 gene encoding uncharacterized protein — MPFITASSMLRHRISSALRTRGGAKAGPSRWKSPGHEEQPKGHFLNRTPPPPGESRKWEDWELPCYITSFLTIVILGVGLNAKPDLTIETWAHQKALERLQMEKLGLSGSADSE; from the coding sequence atGCCCTTCATAACGGCATCCTCCATGCTCCGCCACCGCATCTCCAGCGCCCTCCGAACCCGCGGCGGCGCAAAAGCTGGTCCCAGCAGATGGAAATCTCCGGGACACGAGGAACAACCCAAAGGTCACTTTCTCAATCGGACCCCACCACCACCCGGAGAGTCTCGTAAATGGGAAGATTGGGAGTTGCCTTGCTACATCACCAGCTTCTTAACGATTGTGATCCTTGGCGTTGGTCTCAATGCTAAGCCTGATCTCACTATTGAAACTTGGGCTCATCAGAAAGCACTTGAACGACTCCAGATGGAGAAGTTGGGCCTCTCCGGTTCTGCTGATTCTGAGTGA